One window of Manihot esculenta cultivar AM560-2 chromosome 17, M.esculenta_v8, whole genome shotgun sequence genomic DNA carries:
- the LOC110616491 gene encoding uncharacterized protein LOC110616491 isoform X2 encodes MDEREVLPPNQDLTRAATATASAPHGIEVAVEFKPVEHPIEPFDNDQPIQCPLPEPSILNDGRLWKERVSATVRRRGDLPLMKESGGLESESPSPSPSPSPGTRPRPIQSNRMILPSMSAPEHNLIKLLEECNASGI; translated from the exons ATG GATGAGAGGGAAGTGTTGCCCCCAAATCAAGACCTTACCAGGGCAGCCACTGCCACTGCTTCTGCTCCTCATGGGATTGAAGTAGCAGTAGAGTTTAAGCCAGTTGAGCACCCAATTGAGCCTTTTGACAATGATCAACCAATTCAGTGTCCGCTACCTGAACCATCAATTCTTAAT GATGGAAGACTATGGAAAGAGAGAGTATCTGCAACTGTGAGGAGGAGAGGTGACTTGCCTCTCATGAAAGAAAGTGGTGGCCTTGAATCTGAATCTCCATCTCCATCTCCATCTCCATCTCCAGGGACAAGGCCACGGCCAATTCAGTCCAATAGAATGATTCTACCATCCATGAGTGCTCCTGAGCATAATTTGATAAAGCTACTTGAAGAATGTAATGCATCTGGGATCTAA
- the LOC110616491 gene encoding uncharacterized protein LOC110616491 isoform X1, with the protein MVGVFSRFSVGRVGLRRTQSAFDEREVLPPNQDLTRAATATASAPHGIEVAVEFKPVEHPIEPFDNDQPIQCPLPEPSILNDGRLWKERVSATVRRRGDLPLMKESGGLESESPSPSPSPSPGTRPRPIQSNRMILPSMSAPEHNLIKLLEECNASGI; encoded by the exons ATGGTGGGTGTTTTCTCAAGATTTTCTGTTGGTAGAGTTGGGCTTAGACGAACCCAGAGTGCTTTT GATGAGAGGGAAGTGTTGCCCCCAAATCAAGACCTTACCAGGGCAGCCACTGCCACTGCTTCTGCTCCTCATGGGATTGAAGTAGCAGTAGAGTTTAAGCCAGTTGAGCACCCAATTGAGCCTTTTGACAATGATCAACCAATTCAGTGTCCGCTACCTGAACCATCAATTCTTAAT GATGGAAGACTATGGAAAGAGAGAGTATCTGCAACTGTGAGGAGGAGAGGTGACTTGCCTCTCATGAAAGAAAGTGGTGGCCTTGAATCTGAATCTCCATCTCCATCTCCATCTCCATCTCCAGGGACAAGGCCACGGCCAATTCAGTCCAATAGAATGATTCTACCATCCATGAGTGCTCCTGAGCATAATTTGATAAAGCTACTTGAAGAATGTAATGCATCTGGGATCTAA